In Candidatus Obscuribacterales bacterium, a single window of DNA contains:
- a CDS encoding ABC-2 family transporter protein: MFKLTSKLINYLSMAWSYVRLNFFAQMEYKAAFWSQVIGMILNNCVWIVFWSVFFTRFDNLGGWTVKDVLTVWSISAGGYGLAYSICGNALGLASLISNGRLDAWMLYPRALLSHLLIGRMSATAFGDILFALIVYVFFVRPDLPHFLWFCALTISAAVVFVGFSILTSCLSFFLGNADALAENGRFALVTFSTYPASIFQGALKLLLFTVIPAGFVSYLPVEALRELSVEKTLMCFAGSLSVLVVGVVVFYWGLRRYESGNLMEMRG, encoded by the coding sequence ATGTTTAAACTAACTTCAAAACTGATCAACTATCTTTCCATGGCATGGTCCTACGTGCGCTTGAATTTCTTTGCGCAAATGGAATACAAGGCCGCTTTCTGGTCGCAGGTAATTGGAATGATTCTGAACAACTGCGTTTGGATTGTTTTTTGGAGCGTGTTCTTCACGCGATTCGACAATCTCGGTGGTTGGACTGTAAAAGACGTCTTGACCGTCTGGTCGATATCGGCTGGCGGCTATGGACTGGCATATAGCATCTGCGGCAATGCGCTTGGACTTGCTTCGTTGATAAGCAATGGTCGACTTGATGCGTGGATGTTATATCCACGTGCCTTGTTGTCGCACTTGCTGATCGGCAGAATGAGCGCGACTGCTTTCGGAGACATATTGTTTGCTTTGATTGTCTATGTCTTCTTTGTGAGACCGGATCTCCCACATTTCTTGTGGTTCTGTGCTCTGACCATCTCCGCTGCAGTCGTCTTTGTTGGCTTTAGCATACTGACCAGTTGCTTGAGCTTCTTCTTGGGAAATGCAGACGCGTTAGCGGAAAACGGCCGATTTGCTTTGGTCACCTTCAGCACCTACCCGGCTAGTATATTTCAGGGAGCATTGAAGCTACTCCTGTTTACTGTGATACCGGCCGGATTCGTTAGCTACCTGCCGGTGGAAGCGTTGCGTGAATTGTCAGTCGAGAAAACACTTATGTGTTTTGCTGGCAGCTTGTCTGTTCTAGTCGTCGGAGTTGTCGTATTCTATTGGGGACTTCGTCGTTACGAGTCGGGCAATCTCATGGAGATGCGTGGGTGA
- a CDS encoding TonB C-terminal domain-containing protein → MNFKPFLFLISLLVGASAFAATPAQNEEKYMRTVVSKVRKNWKPHRTSEPLKIRVSWQQHKDGSISNVHVINPGKTPSNEKEAIAAVLKSAPFDPLPASSSKSVDIELHLETSPVLRMTVQKAVETYGPASREVLRERCRMAGISYPPKRLTLIGLKQEKLLLLYSGDDKRKLLGSFHLVSYSGTLGPKLKQGDLQIPEGIYRITHPESYNMLALGVNYPNVTDRINAAADHRTKLGSDILVHGGSLSTGCLVVSNEDMEQVFVAVYDVGCANTKLIIAPCDLRKTRPDIDLKKQPKWLPDLYKSIRAQMLNYP, encoded by the coding sequence GTGAATTTCAAGCCATTTCTTTTCCTCATTTCTTTGCTGGTTGGAGCTTCAGCGTTTGCGGCAACGCCGGCACAGAATGAGGAAAAGTACATGCGTACCGTTGTTTCGAAGGTGCGCAAGAATTGGAAGCCTCATAGGACAAGTGAGCCTTTAAAAATACGGGTGTCCTGGCAGCAGCATAAAGACGGTTCGATTTCGAATGTGCATGTGATCAACCCCGGTAAAACGCCTTCAAACGAGAAGGAAGCAATTGCCGCAGTACTGAAGAGCGCGCCATTCGATCCGCTTCCGGCTAGCAGTTCGAAGTCTGTTGACATAGAACTGCACCTCGAAACCAGTCCTGTGCTTCGCATGACTGTTCAGAAGGCAGTTGAGACTTATGGACCTGCCTCAAGAGAAGTTCTTCGCGAGCGCTGTCGTATGGCAGGCATTTCTTATCCTCCGAAGCGCTTAACTCTGATTGGGTTAAAGCAAGAGAAATTGCTTTTGCTTTATAGCGGAGATGATAAAAGAAAATTGCTCGGCAGTTTCCATCTTGTAAGTTATAGCGGTACTCTTGGACCGAAGCTCAAACAAGGTGACCTGCAAATTCCCGAGGGCATCTACCGTATTACTCATCCCGAGTCTTACAACATGTTGGCGCTGGGTGTGAATTACCCAAATGTTACTGACAGAATAAATGCCGCCGCTGATCATCGAACAAAGCTCGGCAGCGACATTCTCGTGCATGGAGGTTCGCTTTCGACGGGATGTCTAGTAGTTTCCAATGAAGACATGGAGCAAGTTTTTGTTGCTGTCTACGACGTCGGTTGCGCCAACACCAAATTGATAATTGCACCCTGCGATTTGCGCAAGACAAGACCAGATATCGACCTGAAAAAACAGCCCAAATGGCTGCCTGATTTGTACAAGTCCATCAGAGCGCAAATGCTCAATTATCCATGA
- a CDS encoding TolC family protein, producing MRRFTTLLLALSLGTLSPSVLAQSSIGAVKSPAYNSGKKKLAQKYDAPPPDTMVPPVSSNMRPSDPGVLEDLKPIIGDLTPEVQLEDSVIIPPVPFNQIIPIGQNKLPPIKLEASYTEPISLKQALMVALGNNLPIQISKADFDTNYYKYLGSFGGFLPTMSMSYIAQKTSSGPITTSQSPFFIMMIYPVFQGGASLFGMLQARHTQVASKYAYSAQSKDVLLRVAEKYYDLVLNRALLTIRTKAVEVSKFQLKVNEDLKAAGHGTDFEIMQSKTQLAEDKQDLIKQQVAFRKAALRLSVALNSSLLVNLAPIDDRITKTELVDHKLSPQQLTALAIANRPELQQYEHLRLAARRAVQVAAAPLYPRAGFFTANIMNQGVSGGGAGGQSSSSVVIPVGGSVSAGGISESGSGANSTFSRGFILNWLLYGAGVGSLGDMAAARAQARKAMLSANQELQTVIEDVRESFLDSETSESEIEVTSEAVAASGEALRLADLRLRYQLGTNLELIEAQRDYINALSRRVEAFIGYRQSQAKLLHAIGLISVDTLCAEKPSDFKVNFGKYRGRNP from the coding sequence ATGCGCAGATTTACTACGCTACTTCTTGCATTGTCGTTGGGAACGCTGAGTCCGTCTGTCCTAGCGCAGTCGTCAATAGGCGCTGTAAAATCACCTGCTTACAACTCCGGCAAGAAAAAATTAGCTCAGAAGTATGACGCACCGCCGCCGGACACGATGGTGCCTCCTGTAAGTTCGAATATGCGCCCTTCCGACCCCGGAGTTCTAGAGGATCTCAAGCCTATTATTGGCGACCTGACGCCGGAAGTGCAGTTGGAAGATTCGGTAATCATCCCTCCTGTCCCGTTCAATCAGATAATTCCTATCGGTCAAAACAAGCTACCGCCGATTAAATTGGAGGCGAGCTATACCGAACCTATTTCTCTCAAGCAAGCGCTTATGGTTGCTTTGGGAAATAACTTGCCTATTCAAATTTCCAAGGCCGACTTTGACACCAATTACTACAAGTACTTAGGTTCATTCGGTGGTTTCCTTCCGACAATGTCGATGAGTTACATCGCTCAAAAGACTAGTAGCGGACCAATAACAACTTCGCAATCACCATTTTTCATTATGATGATCTATCCGGTGTTCCAGGGTGGTGCCAGTTTATTTGGAATGCTGCAGGCGCGTCATACGCAGGTTGCCTCTAAGTATGCTTACTCCGCACAATCAAAGGATGTGTTGCTTAGAGTTGCAGAAAAGTATTATGACCTTGTCTTGAACAGAGCACTGTTGACCATTCGCACGAAAGCAGTTGAGGTTTCGAAATTCCAACTCAAAGTCAATGAGGATTTGAAAGCTGCTGGTCACGGTACAGATTTTGAAATCATGCAATCAAAGACTCAGTTGGCTGAGGACAAACAAGATCTCATCAAACAACAGGTTGCTTTTCGCAAAGCAGCACTTAGACTGTCGGTTGCATTGAATTCCAGTTTGCTTGTGAATCTCGCGCCTATCGACGATCGAATTACCAAGACGGAACTGGTCGATCATAAATTGTCTCCACAACAGCTAACGGCGTTAGCGATTGCCAATCGGCCGGAATTACAGCAGTATGAACATCTGCGTCTAGCTGCTCGGCGAGCAGTACAAGTAGCGGCCGCGCCACTTTATCCGCGAGCTGGATTCTTTACCGCCAATATCATGAACCAAGGAGTAAGTGGCGGTGGCGCTGGTGGGCAAAGCAGCAGTAGTGTAGTTATTCCTGTTGGTGGCAGTGTTTCAGCCGGCGGTATCTCTGAAAGCGGCAGTGGCGCCAATTCCACATTTAGCCGAGGCTTTATTTTGAACTGGCTTCTGTATGGCGCAGGTGTTGGCAGTTTAGGCGACATGGCTGCAGCGAGAGCGCAAGCTCGTAAGGCAATGCTTAGTGCCAATCAAGAACTGCAAACGGTCATTGAAGATGTGCGCGAATCATTCTTAGACTCCGAGACTTCAGAAAGCGAAATTGAAGTTACATCGGAAGCGGTGGCTGCCTCAGGCGAAGCTCTGCGTTTGGCTGATTTGCGTTTGCGCTATCAGTTGGGCACTAACTTGGAATTGATTGAAGCGCAGCGTGATTACATCAATGCATTATCACGGCGTGTTGAGGCTTTCATTGGCTATCGCCAATCGCAAGCCAAACTATTGCATGCCATTGGACTTATTTCAGTCGATACCTTATGTGCTGAAAAGCCCAGTGATTTTAAGGTCAATTTTGGAAAGTACCGAGGAAGAAATCCATGA
- a CDS encoding efflux RND transporter periplasmic adaptor subunit, whose amino-acid sequence MNVKRAMLVALAALTLTSCSQEPAKEGRPPAHVTTTRIDSATVTTASTLIGEMDSRKSIDLYPKVDGYVRAIPVRPGEKIRAGQLIIAIDPTKQEATVAAKRSTVELARADLAKEIGELKSQEADLSAQEAQVQFNDIEYKRYYWLGQRGVVAQATVDSQERDLKVAQAKLKSLKEAIEAQKEVIVRARRRVDETRAEQKEEEAQLSYFSMKAPFDGTIGNIPVKIGDYVAQSTKLTSVSQVKPLEVNVLVPKDDAATLKQGMTMELLDRDGNVAGTSTIFYISPIVDLANQSVQVKGLYPNDGLQFRPDQTLEVRIIISKASGIMVPTESLTFVAGQPFVFVVEQKDGKTVAAQRVVHIADIRDNKATLTDGVKVGETLVVSGVQNLSDGTPVVVDNK is encoded by the coding sequence ATGAACGTAAAGCGCGCAATGCTAGTAGCACTAGCTGCACTAACGCTAACATCCTGCAGCCAGGAGCCGGCAAAAGAAGGCCGCCCGCCAGCGCACGTCACAACGACACGGATTGACTCTGCCACCGTCACTACGGCGAGCACCCTTATCGGGGAAATGGATTCCCGTAAGTCAATTGACCTTTATCCAAAAGTTGATGGTTATGTTAGAGCTATTCCTGTTCGTCCTGGCGAAAAGATAAGAGCCGGTCAGCTAATTATCGCTATCGATCCAACCAAACAAGAGGCAACTGTTGCCGCCAAGCGCAGTACCGTTGAATTGGCTAGGGCAGACCTAGCCAAGGAAATCGGAGAATTGAAATCGCAGGAAGCAGACTTGTCGGCTCAAGAAGCTCAAGTCCAATTCAATGATATCGAATACAAGCGCTATTACTGGTTGGGGCAGCGGGGAGTAGTCGCTCAAGCAACGGTTGACTCGCAAGAACGTGATTTGAAAGTTGCTCAAGCAAAACTAAAATCGCTCAAAGAAGCAATCGAAGCTCAAAAGGAAGTTATTGTCAGGGCACGACGTCGCGTTGACGAAACTAGGGCTGAACAAAAGGAAGAGGAAGCTCAACTCAGTTACTTCTCAATGAAAGCTCCCTTCGATGGAACCATCGGAAATATTCCAGTCAAGATTGGAGACTACGTCGCGCAATCTACTAAGTTAACCTCCGTTAGCCAAGTCAAGCCGCTTGAGGTCAATGTCCTTGTTCCAAAAGACGACGCTGCAACTCTTAAGCAAGGCATGACTATGGAACTCTTAGATCGTGATGGAAATGTCGCCGGCACCAGCACTATTTTCTACATCTCACCAATTGTCGACTTGGCTAACCAGTCAGTTCAAGTAAAAGGACTCTATCCAAATGACGGACTACAGTTCCGTCCTGACCAAACATTGGAAGTGCGCATCATCATAAGCAAAGCGTCTGGAATTATGGTCCCAACAGAATCACTAACCTTTGTCGCAGGACAGCCATTTGTCTTTGTCGTTGAACAAAAAGACGGGAAGACAGTGGCTGCACAACGAGTGGTTCACATTGCTGACATTCGTGACAATAAAGCAACTCTGACTGATGGAGTTAAGGTTGGCGAAACTTTAGTTGTTTCCGGTGTGCAGAATTTGTCTGATGGAACTCCGGTGGTGGTGGATAACAAGTAA
- a CDS encoding efflux RND transporter permease subunit has protein sequence MFAEFFISRPVFATVCSIIIVIAGAVCIPALPISQYPSLAPPQVQVTSTYIGASAEQVESSVTTALEKEINGVQGLKYIQSTSGNDGTSKITATFDLERGIDQAAVDVQTKVATAQGRLPEDVKRLGVSINKVSTSIVLALAVYADGVNYTPEFISNYIDLYVKDPLKSISGVGDVNIVGERKYAMRIWLDPNKLSEYLMSPLDVVNALQAQNKQVGAGDLGGAPAPTGQRYQYNIKVYGRMSNPQEFANIVVKRSGDGTLIHVRDIGRVELGAENYVTNSVYKGKDAIALVIYLRSGGNALQVAKEARAVLAKLAENYPPGLKVDVCLDTTEAVSESIEEVKHTLFEAILLVILVIFVFLQDWRSMIIACVTIPVSLIGTFAFMQLFGFSINTLTLFGLTLATGLVVDDAIVVVENVKRHMEESKLSAFEATKVAMRETAGALVATALVLVAVFVPVAFFPGTTGQLYKQFALTIAISVALSAFNALTLSPALAALLLKGEEHPNAIFTKINQAIDWLRRTYESSLAFVLKVEPLVILLMIGAVGLTCWLFKILPTGFVPYEDQGYFFTLIRAPEGSSLEYTTDVVKKVAKLEDSVPEANSSLGLSGFGFSGNAANLGMVFSNLKHWKHREGPEHSLDAIIQRLRKPLSEITEASCVPFNPPALEGLGNFGGFVYELQDLTGKSITDLANTAKQLTLAGNKTKGLEGLFTTFSASTPQLQLKVKRDLAEVLNVDTSSVLDTLQVLSGSSYVNDFDYLNRSYRVYVQADKQFRANPQSIFEYYVHSRDGQMISLRNLLDFEPALTASTINHYNLFRSVEINGNPAAGYSSGQAIEFMDKLSKDVLPKNMTFSWSGISLEEISAGSSAVFIFILGLVFVFLVLSAQYESYTDPAIILLSVPPAMLGALLFQWLRGLENDVFCQIGLVMLVGLASKNAILIVEFANHLLEKEKLSFKEAALKAAGLRLRPILMTSLAFIVGLLPLVLANGAGANARQSLGTAVCGGMLVSTFITLYLVPVVFSLMKSFLAKFKKGDVQ, from the coding sequence ATGTTTGCCGAATTCTTCATTAGCCGACCAGTATTTGCCACAGTATGTTCAATCATTATTGTGATTGCCGGCGCCGTCTGCATACCTGCTTTGCCTATTTCCCAGTACCCATCCTTGGCGCCCCCGCAAGTTCAGGTAACCAGTACATATATCGGTGCCAGCGCAGAACAAGTTGAGTCGTCAGTAACGACAGCTCTTGAAAAAGAAATCAACGGTGTTCAGGGATTAAAGTACATTCAGTCAACAAGCGGCAATGACGGCACCAGCAAAATTACAGCCACATTTGATCTTGAGCGCGGTATTGATCAGGCTGCGGTTGATGTGCAAACAAAAGTAGCAACTGCTCAAGGCAGACTTCCGGAAGACGTAAAACGTCTTGGCGTTTCGATTAACAAAGTATCTACATCTATTGTTCTTGCTTTAGCTGTCTATGCAGATGGCGTCAATTACACGCCGGAGTTTATTAGTAATTACATCGACCTTTATGTCAAAGATCCATTGAAGTCAATTTCCGGGGTCGGTGATGTGAACATTGTGGGTGAGCGGAAATACGCCATGCGTATATGGCTTGATCCCAACAAGCTTTCCGAATATTTGATGAGCCCGCTTGATGTGGTTAATGCACTACAAGCGCAAAACAAGCAAGTGGGAGCAGGTGATTTGGGGGGAGCACCGGCACCAACTGGGCAGCGTTACCAATACAACATCAAAGTTTATGGACGTATGTCTAATCCGCAGGAGTTTGCCAATATCGTTGTGAAGCGATCAGGTGATGGCACGCTCATTCATGTACGCGATATCGGACGTGTTGAATTGGGTGCTGAGAATTACGTTACCAACAGCGTATATAAGGGCAAAGATGCAATCGCGCTGGTTATTTATCTCCGCTCAGGTGGTAATGCCCTTCAAGTAGCAAAGGAAGCGCGTGCTGTCTTAGCTAAGCTTGCTGAGAATTATCCACCAGGTCTAAAAGTTGATGTCTGTCTTGATACGACTGAAGCTGTCAGCGAGTCTATTGAAGAAGTCAAACACACCTTGTTTGAAGCAATACTTTTGGTAATTCTAGTCATTTTTGTATTCTTACAAGACTGGCGCAGCATGATTATCGCTTGCGTGACGATTCCGGTTTCGTTGATTGGCACGTTTGCCTTCATGCAGCTATTTGGTTTTTCAATTAACACTCTGACGCTTTTTGGTTTGACATTGGCGACGGGTCTTGTTGTTGATGATGCCATTGTCGTTGTGGAAAACGTCAAGCGCCATATGGAAGAATCTAAGCTTTCAGCCTTTGAAGCTACGAAAGTCGCAATGCGAGAGACAGCCGGTGCGCTTGTGGCGACAGCATTGGTACTTGTGGCAGTATTCGTCCCGGTAGCATTTTTCCCTGGTACAACCGGACAGCTTTATAAGCAGTTTGCTTTGACGATTGCAATTTCAGTGGCGCTATCAGCATTCAATGCTCTGACACTTAGTCCAGCTCTTGCAGCCTTGCTTCTCAAGGGTGAAGAGCATCCGAATGCAATTTTCACTAAGATAAATCAAGCAATAGATTGGTTGCGCCGAACATATGAGTCGTCGTTGGCTTTTGTTCTCAAGGTAGAACCATTGGTTATATTGCTGATGATTGGTGCAGTCGGGCTGACGTGCTGGTTATTTAAGATTCTGCCGACAGGCTTTGTGCCCTATGAAGACCAAGGCTATTTCTTCACGTTGATACGGGCTCCTGAAGGTTCATCGCTGGAATACACGACTGATGTTGTTAAGAAAGTGGCGAAACTGGAGGACAGTGTACCGGAGGCTAACTCATCGCTTGGACTGTCTGGATTTGGTTTTTCGGGCAACGCGGCTAATTTGGGCATGGTCTTTTCTAACTTGAAGCACTGGAAGCATCGCGAAGGACCGGAGCATTCATTAGATGCCATCATTCAGCGATTACGCAAGCCATTATCTGAAATTACGGAAGCAAGCTGTGTGCCCTTTAATCCACCAGCTTTAGAAGGACTAGGTAACTTTGGTGGCTTTGTTTATGAATTGCAAGACTTAACTGGAAAGTCTATTACCGATCTGGCTAACACTGCTAAGCAGCTCACCCTTGCCGGAAATAAAACTAAAGGGCTCGAAGGTCTTTTCACTACGTTTAGCGCCAGTACTCCGCAGTTACAGTTGAAAGTAAAGCGCGATCTAGCCGAGGTTCTAAACGTCGATACGTCTTCTGTTTTAGATACCTTGCAGGTATTGTCCGGTTCTTCGTATGTAAATGATTTTGATTACTTGAACAGAAGTTACCGAGTATATGTTCAAGCCGACAAACAATTCAGAGCTAATCCGCAAAGTATTTTTGAATACTACGTACATTCACGCGATGGGCAAATGATTTCCTTGCGCAATTTGTTGGATTTCGAACCAGCGCTTACTGCCAGCACCATAAATCACTACAATCTTTTCCGCTCAGTGGAAATCAACGGTAATCCTGCTGCTGGTTATAGCTCGGGACAGGCAATTGAATTTATGGACAAGTTATCCAAGGACGTGCTGCCGAAAAATATGACATTTTCTTGGTCTGGAATTTCACTTGAAGAAATAAGTGCCGGCAGCAGTGCTGTGTTCATTTTCATACTTGGATTGGTTTTTGTATTTCTCGTTTTATCGGCGCAATATGAAAGCTATACTGATCCGGCAATTATTCTTTTATCCGTTCCGCCGGCTATGTTGGGCGCTCTGCTTTTCCAGTGGCTGCGCGGGTTAGAAAATGATGTCTTCTGTCAGATTGGTCTAGTAATGCTTGTTGGACTAGCCAGCAAAAACGCAATCTTGATTGTCGAATTTGCTAATCACCTATTGGAGAAGGAAAAATTGTCCTTCAAGGAAGCTGCCCTGAAAGCCGCAGGATTGCGTCTGCGACCAATTCTAATGACTTCGTTGGCATTTATAGTGGGTCTTCTTCCACTCGTGCTCGCAAACGGCGCTGGAGCCAACGCCAGGCAGTCACTAGGTACCGCAGTCTGCGGCGGCATGTTGGTGTCTACTTTCATTACCCTTTATCTGGTGCCTGTAGTGTTTTCATTGATGAAGTCGTTTTTGGCGAAGTTTAAGAAGGGGGATGTGCAATGA
- the ppk2 gene encoding polyphosphate kinase 2 has translation MKKTAKKKKIESESKSKMDRETYEHELTKLQTELCHLQDWVKRTGERIVIVFEGRDAAGKGGVIKTITARVSHRVFRVVALPAPSDREKTQLYVQRYLKHFPAAGEIVIFDRSWYNRAGVERVMGFCTEAQYEKFLDDCPSFEATIVENGIRLFKYWLEVSNEEQEKRFQARIDDPKRQWKLSNMDLPSRTHWYDYSRARDAMFEATDTEFAPWYIVDSSDKKRARLNLISHFLGNVPYKKGKHEKSKLPKRKTKDAYDDVASIKNRNWIQEKY, from the coding sequence ATGAAAAAAACAGCTAAGAAAAAGAAGATAGAATCCGAGTCCAAGTCCAAGATGGATAGAGAAACCTATGAGCACGAACTGACAAAACTGCAAACCGAGCTTTGTCATCTTCAAGATTGGGTGAAGCGTACAGGTGAGCGCATTGTTATTGTTTTTGAAGGAAGGGATGCCGCAGGCAAGGGTGGTGTCATCAAGACCATCACTGCCCGGGTTAGTCATAGAGTCTTTCGCGTGGTTGCATTACCGGCGCCGTCGGATCGCGAGAAAACACAACTGTATGTGCAGCGCTATTTGAAGCACTTTCCCGCCGCCGGCGAAATCGTTATTTTCGACCGTAGTTGGTACAACCGAGCCGGTGTCGAGCGCGTGATGGGATTTTGTACTGAGGCACAGTATGAAAAGTTCCTTGACGATTGCCCTTCTTTTGAGGCAACTATCGTTGAAAATGGCATCCGTTTATTTAAGTATTGGCTGGAGGTAAGCAACGAAGAGCAAGAGAAGCGATTTCAAGCAAGAATTGATGACCCCAAGCGCCAGTGGAAGCTGAGTAATATGGATTTACCATCCAGAACTCACTGGTATGACTATTCACGCGCGCGTGATGCGATGTTTGAAGCAACCGATACTGAATTTGCTCCCTGGTATATTGTTGACTCCAGCGATAAGAAGAGAGCGCGTCTCAATTTGATTTCACATTTTTTGGGCAATGTTCCGTACAAGAAAGGCAAGCACGAAAAGTCTAAGTTGCCGAAGCGAAAGACGAAGGATGCCTACGATGACGTTGCTTCTATCAAAAATCGCAATTGGATTCAGGAAAAATACTAG
- a CDS encoding SseB family protein encodes MQNDNFTPVNKLELMLTKAQDGTIPLEEFLEALMQLELHVPSETEVSEDRSGFSPMLLTKNDNNFIGVFTTRERIEKVAPQFTFCLSIPHGSEALKWLRTIAPNCGILINPGFYAGLEISPDGMDGIIRDFGTDAS; translated from the coding sequence ATGCAAAACGATAACTTTACTCCGGTAAACAAGCTGGAGCTTATGTTGACAAAAGCCCAAGACGGAACCATTCCACTAGAAGAATTTTTAGAGGCTCTTATGCAATTGGAATTGCATGTACCGAGTGAAACTGAAGTCAGTGAAGATCGTTCAGGCTTTTCACCAATGTTGCTAACGAAGAACGACAACAATTTCATTGGCGTGTTCACCACCCGGGAACGTATCGAAAAAGTCGCACCACAATTTACGTTCTGTCTCTCAATTCCCCACGGCAGCGAAGCATTGAAGTGGCTAAGAACCATTGCCCCTAATTGCGGGATACTAATAAATCCCGGATTCTATGCCGGCTTAGAAATCTCCCCAGACGGCATGGATGGCATTATTCGCGACTTCGGTACGGACGCATCGTAA
- a CDS encoding GNAT family N-acetyltransferase, which produces MDTNFRISTNTSDMNLADICDMLWRSYWAANRSKDAIEISLKNSCCIGIFDGDRQIGFTRIVTDYSTYAYICDVIVHEDYRGQRLGKLLMKTTMEHPQLQSIEKWALATKDAHKLYEQFGFKVTEFPENRMEIRNRNQGSETQTTN; this is translated from the coding sequence ATGGACACCAACTTCCGAATATCCACTAACACCTCCGATATGAACTTGGCTGACATTTGCGACATGCTATGGCGTTCTTACTGGGCTGCAAATCGCAGCAAAGACGCAATTGAGATATCGCTCAAAAATTCCTGTTGCATCGGTATATTCGATGGCGATCGACAGATAGGCTTCACAAGAATAGTCACTGATTACTCGACCTATGCCTACATTTGCGATGTAATTGTTCATGAAGACTATCGAGGACAACGCCTGGGCAAACTGTTGATGAAAACTACAATGGAACATCCGCAATTGCAATCAATTGAGAAATGGGCGCTGGCTACAAAAGACGCTCACAAACTATACGAACAATTCGGATTCAAAGTAACTGAATTTCCGGAAAATAGAATGGAAATCCGCAATCGCAATCAAGGTTCAGAAACGCAAACAACAAATTAG
- a CDS encoding acyl-CoA dehydrogenase family protein translates to MNFEFTQEQLDMRNHMREFADREIAPKAQKNDRDCKFDWDIAKKIFAEGFLGCPVPEKYGGLGMDYIAYGLMTEEVNRVCSSTRTLFSVQTSLVALTILKWGTEEQKMKYLPKMCNGEFIGCFGLTEPEAGSDAANQQTKAVKDGTDYLLSGQKTWISCGSIATHALVFATIDKSLGHKGICCFIVDTKSKGFTARSIHGKLGLRASDTSELFLDEVRVPKENMLGEVGDGFKIAMSALDNGRFSVAAGAVGLVQGCIDQCTKYAMQRRTFGVPIGEHQQVQAMIANMVADCEAGRLLYLRAADLKTRGVRNTLETSIAKLFCGEAANRAGHDAVQIFGGYGFSDEYPVERYFRDAKVLNIYEGTREIQRMIIAQDALGIRYANGKPTGKPTALAGAVLAGVGV, encoded by the coding sequence ATGAACTTCGAATTCACACAAGAACAGCTCGATATGCGCAACCACATGCGCGAATTTGCTGATCGTGAAATTGCCCCTAAGGCACAAAAGAACGATCGCGATTGCAAATTCGATTGGGATATCGCCAAGAAAATCTTCGCTGAAGGTTTCCTAGGCTGCCCAGTGCCGGAAAAATACGGCGGTTTGGGAATGGACTACATCGCCTACGGTTTGATGACTGAAGAAGTCAACCGCGTGTGCTCCTCCACCCGTACATTGTTCTCAGTACAGACATCACTTGTTGCTTTGACAATCCTCAAATGGGGAACAGAAGAGCAGAAGATGAAGTACCTGCCGAAGATGTGTAATGGCGAATTTATCGGTTGTTTCGGTTTGACCGAACCAGAAGCCGGATCAGATGCCGCCAACCAACAAACAAAAGCTGTCAAAGATGGCACTGACTATTTGTTGAGCGGTCAAAAGACCTGGATCTCCTGCGGATCAATTGCTACACACGCTCTCGTGTTTGCAACCATAGACAAGTCACTTGGTCACAAAGGCATCTGCTGCTTTATCGTTGATACCAAGTCAAAAGGCTTCACAGCCCGCAGCATCCACGGCAAATTAGGACTACGCGCCTCCGACACATCCGAACTTTTCTTGGATGAAGTACGCGTACCGAAAGAAAACATGCTCGGCGAAGTTGGCGATGGTTTCAAAATTGCCATGTCCGCTTTGGATAACGGTCGCTTCTCAGTCGCAGCCGGTGCAGTTGGTCTTGTACAAGGTTGTATCGATCAGTGCACCAAGTACGCCATGCAGCGTCGCACTTTCGGAGTGCCTATCGGTGAGCACCAACAAGTGCAAGCCATGATCGCCAACATGGTTGCTGATTGTGAAGCTGGACGTCTCTTGTACCTCCGCGCTGCCGATTTGAAAACCCGCGGCGTTCGCAACACCTTGGAGACATCAATAGCTAAACTATTTTGCGGCGAAGCAGCTAACCGTGCCGGTCACGACGCAGTACAAATCTTCGGTGGCTACGGCTTCTCCGATGAGTACCCAGTCGAGCGCTACTTCCGCGATGCCAAAGTATTGAACATATACGAAGGCACCCGCGAAATTCAGCGCATGATCATCGCTCAAGATGCTCTCGGCATCCGTTACGCTAACGGTAAGCCAACAGGCAAGCCGACCGCATTGGCCGGAGCTGTATTAGCCGGAGTCGGTGTATAA